A stretch of Gemmatimonadota bacterium DNA encodes these proteins:
- a CDS encoding ATP-binding protein yields MAGSRIVLTGPECTGKTTLATALSRHLGVPSVPEAARLFAERADTPLSATTVEPIARLAMELQDAVGADGPSAFVGDTDLVSTVVYARHYYGHCPDWIVAEARARRADLYLLCAPDLPWTPDGVRDRPLNREALFEDFAAVLRAMDANVVVITGEGQARTDGALRAVECLAR; encoded by the coding sequence ATGGCTGGCTCGCGCATCGTCCTGACCGGCCCCGAGTGCACGGGGAAGACGACCCTCGCGACCGCCCTCTCGCGGCACCTCGGCGTGCCCTCCGTTCCCGAGGCGGCACGCCTCTTCGCCGAGCGCGCCGACACGCCGCTCTCCGCGACGACGGTCGAACCCATCGCGCGCCTCGCGATGGAGCTGCAGGACGCCGTCGGCGCCGACGGCCCGTCCGCGTTCGTCGGCGACACCGACCTCGTGAGCACCGTGGTCTACGCGCGGCACTACTATGGTCACTGCCCGGACTGGATCGTCGCGGAAGCCCGCGCGCGGCGCGCCGATCTGTATCTGCTCTGCGCCCCCGACCTGCCATGGACGCCCGACGGCGTGCGCGATCGCCCCCTGAATCGCGAAGCGCTCTTCGAGGACTTCGCGGCGGTCCTGCGCGCGATGGACGCGAACGTGGTCGTCATCACGGGCGAGGGTCAAGCACGCACCGACGGGGCGCTGCGTGCGGTGGAGTGCCTCGCGCGCTAG
- a CDS encoding RNA-binding S4 domain-containing protein: MHRDPLDRPVSTEPVRVDKWLWAARFFKTRSLAADAVDGGKVQVNGERAKPAKAVRPGDEVRVRIGPYEHVLQVTGTGERRGTAAEAARLFTETDASRAAREKLHWQLHAAAPAMEPEPGRPTKRDRRDLERFRNR, from the coding sequence ATGCATCGCGATCCCCTCGATCGTCCGGTGAGCACCGAACCCGTCCGCGTGGACAAATGGCTCTGGGCCGCGCGCTTCTTCAAGACGCGCTCCCTCGCGGCCGACGCGGTGGACGGTGGCAAGGTGCAGGTGAACGGCGAACGCGCCAAGCCGGCCAAGGCCGTTCGCCCGGGCGACGAGGTGCGGGTCCGCATCGGACCATACGAGCATGTCCTCCAGGTGACCGGTACCGGAGAGCGCCGCGGGACCGCCGCCGAGGCCGCGCGACTGTTCACGGAGACGGACGCATCCCGCGCCGCGCGCGAGAAGCTGCACTGGCAGCTCCACGCGGCCGCGCCGGCCATGGAGCCGGAGCCGGGGCGCCCCACCAAGCGCGACCGCCGCGACCTGGAACGGTTCCGCAACCGTTGA
- a CDS encoding HlyD family efflux transporter periplasmic adaptor subunit, translating into MGGIPDLNTERAASLDSVKLLARQPSFRTLGRWMLGILALVLLVLFLPWQQNVQASGEVTALRPDERPQQAFATVGGRIVRWYVAEGAVVRAGDPIIALAEVKEAYLDPRAFERLAQQVEAKRDAVTGKRAKADALARQRVALDSAWVFARQKGDNRIAQLTASLAAAQLEDSIATVQASRAQALFAEGLRSRGELETARQRAQRASALALEVAAALATARADRAGVEADYSEKIAKVEGDRSSALAEAAEGEAEVAKLSTGRDNLEERQGLLVVRAPSDGVVVRALRAGVGEIVKDGEAIASVQPKTPALAVALNVTARDVPLMQPGDRVRLEFAGWPAVQFSGWPSVAVGTFGGRVAVIDQFAQPDGTYRVLVEADSSDEDWPRELRLGSGARGWALLRNVTVGFELWRLMNGFPPAQSAPPSAAKGAKK; encoded by the coding sequence ATGGGTGGCATCCCCGACCTCAACACCGAGCGCGCGGCCTCGCTCGACTCGGTCAAGCTGCTCGCGCGGCAGCCGTCGTTCCGCACGCTCGGCCGCTGGATGCTGGGCATCCTCGCCCTCGTGCTCCTCGTCCTGTTCCTGCCGTGGCAGCAGAACGTGCAGGCGAGCGGCGAGGTGACCGCGCTGCGCCCCGACGAGCGGCCGCAGCAGGCGTTCGCGACGGTGGGGGGCCGGATCGTGCGCTGGTATGTCGCCGAAGGCGCGGTCGTGCGCGCCGGTGACCCGATCATCGCCCTGGCCGAGGTGAAGGAGGCGTACCTCGATCCGCGCGCGTTCGAGCGGTTGGCCCAGCAGGTGGAGGCGAAGCGCGACGCGGTGACCGGGAAGCGCGCGAAGGCCGACGCGCTCGCGCGGCAGCGCGTCGCGCTCGACAGCGCGTGGGTGTTCGCGCGGCAGAAGGGGGACAATCGCATCGCGCAGCTCACGGCATCGCTCGCGGCCGCGCAGCTGGAGGATTCGATCGCGACGGTGCAGGCGTCCCGCGCGCAGGCGCTGTTCGCCGAGGGGCTGCGCTCGCGCGGTGAACTCGAGACGGCGCGCCAGCGGGCGCAGCGCGCGAGTGCGCTCGCCCTCGAGGTGGCGGCGGCACTGGCGACGGCGCGGGCGGATCGGGCCGGCGTGGAGGCCGACTACTCCGAGAAGATCGCGAAGGTCGAGGGGGACCGGAGCTCGGCGCTCGCCGAGGCGGCCGAAGGGGAGGCCGAGGTGGCGAAGCTCTCGACGGGGCGGGACAATCTCGAGGAGCGGCAAGGGCTCCTCGTCGTGCGTGCGCCCAGCGATGGCGTGGTGGTGCGCGCCTTGCGCGCCGGCGTGGGTGAGATCGTGAAGGACGGCGAGGCGATCGCCAGCGTGCAGCCGAAGACGCCGGCGCTCGCCGTCGCCCTCAACGTGACCGCCCGTGACGTGCCGCTGATGCAACCCGGCGATCGGGTGCGTCTGGAGTTCGCGGGGTGGCCGGCAGTCCAGTTCAGCGGGTGGCCCAGTGTCGCCGTGGGCACGTTCGGCGGCCGCGTCGCGGTGATCGACCAGTTCGCGCAGCCGGACGGTACGTACCGCGTCCTCGTCGAAGCCGACTCGAGCGATGAGGACTGGCCGCGCGAGTTGCGCCTCGGCTCAGGCGCGCGTGGGTGGGCGTTGCTCCGGAACGTCACGGTCGGTTTCGAGCTCTGGCGCCTGATGAACGGGTTCCCGCCGGCCCAGTCCGCCCCACCGTCGGCAGCGAAGGGCGCGAAGAAGTGA
- a CDS encoding thioredoxin family protein: protein MLIPIAFALLAVASPLPACDSGAETGLAPAVRTDSTLGALYASGQDYRTFLAEAKARRELWVRHTEAAVIAPDVLATARALMGRWRILVVAVDGCSDSANTLPYIARLVEQVPSLELRVVLPGPGQAVMEAHRTPDGRPATPTFVVLDPSGNDVGCLVERPAALQQLAMQARTAGTLETFARDKQKWYDADAGASVVRELVAVLQAAAAGAPRCDAPR, encoded by the coding sequence GTGCTCATCCCGATCGCCTTCGCGTTGCTCGCCGTCGCTTCGCCGCTCCCCGCCTGCGACTCCGGTGCCGAGACGGGCCTGGCGCCCGCGGTCCGCACCGACTCGACCCTCGGGGCGCTCTACGCCAGCGGCCAAGACTATCGGACCTTTCTCGCCGAGGCGAAGGCGCGGCGTGAGCTCTGGGTGCGCCATACCGAGGCGGCCGTGATCGCGCCGGACGTCCTCGCGACCGCGCGCGCGTTGATGGGCCGGTGGCGGATCCTCGTCGTCGCGGTGGACGGGTGCAGCGACTCCGCGAACACGCTCCCGTACATCGCGCGACTGGTGGAGCAGGTGCCGTCGCTCGAGCTCCGCGTGGTGCTACCGGGCCCCGGTCAGGCGGTGATGGAAGCGCATCGGACGCCTGACGGCCGGCCGGCGACGCCGACCTTCGTCGTTCTCGACCCGAGCGGGAATGATGTCGGGTGTCTGGTGGAGCGTCCGGCCGCGCTTCAGCAGCTCGCGATGCAGGCCCGGACCGCAGGGACGCTCGAGACGTTCGCCCGAGACAAGCAGAAGTGGTACGACGCGGACGCCGGGGCCTCGGTCGTGCGGGAACTCGTCGCGGTGCTTCAGGCCGCGGCCGCCGGCGCCCCCCGCTGCGACGCCCCCCGCTGA
- a CDS encoding ATP-binding cassette domain-containing protein → MSPNPLALVLAEALLARTGMPGSPGEWRQDLRRLDLSAPDAAVLADRVSDCAHRAGHSFLRRTFNASEWPDALAGAAGPLIVVADGERGVRGALVERRANGTVTVRIATDAPTGAVIGDGIDVSLDAAYAQIADGARFVAVLFPTPVVIATTAVDEEAEPATPMQRLGSLLLAEKGNIGLVYAYATLVGLFSLTLPLGVQAIIGLVSGGLLLQPVVLLILFVVAGTLATGVLQVLQLAAVESIQQRIFARIALEFSIRVPRVSVERAWREDLPERMNRFFEVLTIQKSLGKLLTGTTTALLQVIFGLLLLTFYHPYFTLFGLGLALTLALILRLTGPRGLETSLMESAYKYRTVHWLEEVARAVHAFKSGGRATLALERMDGHVSGYLRYRQRHFRVLVVQAMAAIGFKTIVTGALLVLGSALVIDRQITLGQFVAAELVIVTVLAGIEKLVASLADVYDVLTSVYKLGGVTDLPLERADGLVLAAAAEGVRVRVDGLTYRYPTIERAALDAVSFDVAAGERVAIIGPDGSGQSTLLHVLAGLKPGYTGAVRFDGITLHDLDPAALRDRMGLVLSSADIFEGTVEENITLGRPGIGPAEVLVALDCVGAADAVQAMERGLSTLLTNGARGLPSTLRVRLLVARAIAGSPRLVLVDECLALVEPSARRELVAALTARGAPWTLLVVTHAREMLESCDRVLVLQDGTQHAMRPWPQLAADPVVSALLPSARGAA, encoded by the coding sequence ATGTCTCCGAACCCGCTCGCTCTCGTTCTCGCCGAGGCGCTGCTCGCCCGGACCGGTATGCCCGGATCGCCCGGCGAATGGCGGCAGGACCTCCGCCGCCTCGATCTTTCGGCGCCTGATGCCGCCGTGCTCGCTGACCGTGTCAGCGACTGTGCGCACCGTGCCGGCCACTCCTTCCTTCGCCGCACGTTCAATGCCTCGGAGTGGCCCGACGCGCTCGCCGGCGCGGCCGGCCCACTGATCGTCGTCGCGGATGGCGAGCGCGGCGTGCGAGGCGCGCTGGTCGAGCGTCGTGCGAACGGCACCGTGACCGTGCGCATCGCCACTGATGCGCCGACGGGCGCGGTCATCGGCGATGGCATCGACGTCTCGCTCGACGCCGCCTACGCGCAGATCGCCGACGGAGCCCGGTTCGTCGCGGTCCTCTTCCCCACGCCGGTGGTGATCGCGACGACCGCGGTGGATGAGGAGGCGGAACCTGCGACGCCCATGCAACGCCTCGGGTCGCTGCTGCTCGCGGAGAAGGGGAACATCGGCCTCGTCTACGCCTACGCGACGCTCGTCGGCCTCTTCAGCCTCACGCTGCCACTCGGGGTCCAGGCGATCATCGGCCTCGTCTCGGGCGGGCTGCTGCTGCAGCCGGTGGTGCTGCTCATCCTGTTCGTCGTCGCGGGCACGCTCGCGACCGGGGTGCTGCAGGTGCTGCAGCTCGCGGCCGTCGAGTCGATCCAACAGCGCATCTTCGCGCGCATCGCGCTGGAGTTCTCCATCCGCGTGCCGCGCGTGAGCGTGGAGCGCGCCTGGCGAGAGGACCTGCCGGAGCGGATGAACCGCTTCTTCGAGGTGCTCACGATCCAGAAGAGCCTTGGCAAGCTGCTCACCGGGACGACGACGGCGTTGCTGCAGGTGATCTTCGGGCTGCTGCTGCTCACGTTCTACCACCCGTACTTCACGCTCTTCGGGCTCGGGCTCGCGCTCACGCTCGCGCTGATCCTGCGGCTCACCGGCCCGCGCGGGCTCGAGACGAGCCTCATGGAGAGCGCCTACAAGTACCGCACGGTGCATTGGCTGGAAGAGGTCGCGCGCGCGGTGCATGCCTTCAAGTCGGGAGGACGCGCGACGCTTGCGCTGGAGCGCATGGACGGGCACGTGAGCGGCTACCTCCGTTACCGGCAGCGCCACTTCCGCGTGCTCGTGGTGCAGGCGATGGCGGCGATCGGCTTCAAGACGATCGTGACCGGCGCGCTGCTGGTCCTCGGCAGCGCGCTCGTGATCGACCGGCAGATCACCCTCGGGCAGTTCGTCGCCGCGGAGCTGGTGATCGTGACCGTGCTCGCGGGAATCGAGAAGCTGGTCGCCTCGCTCGCCGACGTGTACGACGTGCTCACCTCCGTCTACAAGCTGGGTGGCGTGACGGACCTCCCGCTCGAGCGGGCCGACGGACTCGTGCTCGCGGCGGCGGCGGAGGGGGTGCGTGTGCGCGTGGACGGGCTCACGTACCGATATCCGACGATCGAGCGCGCCGCGCTCGACGCGGTCTCCTTCGATGTGGCCGCCGGCGAGCGCGTGGCGATCATCGGACCCGACGGCTCCGGGCAGTCGACGCTGTTGCACGTGCTGGCCGGGCTGAAGCCGGGCTACACGGGAGCGGTGCGCTTCGACGGCATCACGCTGCACGATCTCGATCCCGCCGCGTTGCGCGACCGGATGGGCCTGGTCCTCAGCAGTGCCGACATCTTCGAGGGGACGGTGGAGGAGAACATCACGCTGGGGCGCCCCGGCATCGGCCCGGCGGAGGTGCTGGTCGCGCTGGATTGTGTGGGCGCCGCCGACGCCGTGCAGGCGATGGAGCGCGGGCTGAGTACCCTGCTCACCAACGGGGCGCGCGGGCTGCCCTCGACGCTGCGCGTGCGCCTGCTCGTGGCGCGCGCGATCGCGGGCTCGCCGCGCCTGGTGCTGGTGGACGAATGTCTCGCGCTCGTCGAGCCGAGCGCGCGTCGTGAGCTGGTGGCGGCCCTCACCGCGCGCGGTGCGCCGTGGACCCTGCTCGTGGTGACGCACGCACGCGAGATGCTCGAGTCCTGCGATCGCGTGCTCGTGCTTCAGGACGGGACGCAGCACGCGATGCGGCCGTGGCCGCAGCTCGCCGCGGATCCGGTCGTCTCCGCCCTCCTCCCGTCCGCCCGGGGGGCCGCCTGA
- the arfB gene encoding aminoacyl-tRNA hydrolase, producing the protein MSDHAPWTDDGRLRVNARVAIPAHELEIRATRAGGPGGQHVNTSSTRVEVTWRAATSTALDPEMRERLLTRLGSRLDTTGTVRVVAADTRSQTQNRALALERLATMVAQALVVPKARRATKPTRSSKLQRLDTKKRRSTQKRDRRWKPEE; encoded by the coding sequence ATGAGCGATCACGCCCCCTGGACCGACGACGGACGACTCCGCGTGAATGCCCGGGTCGCCATACCAGCCCATGAGCTCGAGATCCGCGCGACCCGTGCCGGCGGGCCCGGAGGACAGCACGTCAACACCTCATCGACGCGGGTGGAGGTCACGTGGCGGGCCGCGACCTCCACCGCGCTCGACCCCGAGATGCGCGAGCGGCTCCTCACCCGGCTCGGCTCGCGCCTCGATACTACCGGCACGGTGCGCGTGGTCGCCGCCGACACGCGCAGTCAGACGCAGAACCGGGCGCTCGCGCTCGAACGGCTCGCGACGATGGTCGCCCAGGCGCTCGTCGTCCCGAAGGCGCGCCGCGCCACCAAACCCACCCGCTCCTCGAAGCTCCAGCGCCTCGACACGAAGAAGCGGCGGTCCACGCAGAAGCGCGACCGCCGCTGGAAGCCCGAGGAGTGA
- a CDS encoding TolC family protein, translated as MIVALALALLPAVAQSDSLTLEAFLARVRDAHPVARQAEAVRQQAREDLRAARGGFDPSVSATWDYKRFKGIGYYDEVDARLTVPTPWGVDVKVGWERAAGAIINPERKTPGTGLLSAGLSIPIGPRLLTDERRTGVRQAELAAEAADADADATLVRLLQQAARDWGAWYEADARAGIARDGVTLARFRLDAVRSRVREGDVAAIDSVEALAEWDRRLLAEIDASAALASARLVVSGHLWDANGAAVALPPTARPRLGAASVADGARRVDDAQLVRLAREHPSVLAARARWLQAEAQRRLVLTQVLPSASAEVSALGAGSSLGSLPALSEAADDAKAGVSVRIPLFARRELGRLRAAEARTRQLATERDRVMRDVQLAAERAAIELAAVEAQVAGQARVLAANEVLLAAEQRRFDIGESSLLIVNLRERAVLDERQRAAQLEARRATALGALAAALGTPAVVTGETAGPSRR; from the coding sequence GTGATCGTCGCGCTCGCACTCGCGCTGCTGCCTGCGGTCGCCCAGAGTGATTCGCTGACGCTCGAGGCGTTCCTCGCGCGCGTGCGCGACGCGCACCCGGTCGCGCGACAGGCCGAGGCCGTGCGTCAGCAGGCGCGGGAAGACCTGCGCGCCGCGCGGGGCGGCTTCGATCCCTCGGTGAGCGCGACGTGGGACTACAAGCGCTTCAAGGGAATCGGCTACTACGACGAGGTCGATGCGCGCCTCACCGTCCCGACCCCCTGGGGGGTGGACGTGAAGGTCGGCTGGGAGCGGGCGGCTGGCGCGATCATCAATCCCGAGCGCAAGACGCCGGGGACGGGACTCCTCTCGGCAGGCCTCAGCATCCCGATCGGGCCCCGGTTGTTGACCGATGAGCGACGCACCGGCGTGCGGCAGGCCGAGCTGGCGGCCGAGGCGGCCGACGCGGACGCGGACGCGACACTGGTGCGGCTGCTCCAGCAGGCCGCTCGCGACTGGGGTGCCTGGTACGAGGCCGACGCGCGCGCCGGAATCGCGCGAGACGGGGTGACGCTCGCGCGGTTCCGGCTCGACGCCGTGCGCTCGCGTGTGCGGGAGGGTGATGTCGCGGCGATCGACAGCGTGGAGGCGCTCGCCGAATGGGATCGCCGCCTACTCGCGGAGATCGATGCGTCGGCCGCGCTCGCGTCTGCGCGTCTGGTGGTGAGCGGGCATCTGTGGGACGCGAACGGGGCGGCGGTGGCGCTCCCGCCCACCGCGCGCCCTCGGCTCGGCGCGGCTTCGGTGGCTGACGGCGCGCGCCGGGTGGACGACGCGCAACTCGTGCGGCTGGCGCGCGAGCATCCATCGGTCCTCGCCGCGCGGGCGCGCTGGTTGCAGGCCGAGGCGCAGCGGCGCCTGGTGTTGACGCAGGTGTTGCCGTCGGCGAGCGCCGAGGTGAGCGCGCTCGGGGCGGGGAGTTCCCTCGGTTCGTTGCCAGCGCTCTCCGAGGCGGCCGACGATGCGAAGGCCGGCGTGTCGGTGCGGATCCCGCTCTTCGCGCGCCGGGAACTCGGACGCCTGCGGGCCGCGGAGGCGCGCACGCGGCAGCTCGCCACGGAACGCGATCGCGTGATGCGCGATGTGCAACTCGCGGCCGAGCGCGCGGCGATCGAACTCGCCGCGGTGGAGGCGCAGGTCGCGGGGCAGGCGCGGGTGCTGGCGGCGAACGAGGTGCTCCTCGCCGCGGAGCAGCGGCGCTTCGACATCGGCGAGAGTTCGTTGCTCATCGTGAACCTGCGCGAGCGCGCGGTCCTCGATGAGCGTCAGCGGGCGGCGCAGCTCGAAGCGCGGCGGGCCACGGCGCTCGGCGCGCTCGCGGCGGCCCTCGGAACCCCCGCGGTTGTGACGGGTGAAACAGCCGGACCGTCCCGACGGTAG
- a CDS encoding nicotinamide mononucleotide transporter: MAALTDAVLAYLAANRLETVAALFGIVSVWLSTREHIASWPTAIVNVGLYFLVFRRAQLYADMWLQAIYLVLSCYGWYEWKFGGADRTELPVSRVTRREALRLIPIGLVAASGLALYFERHTDAALPWVDSALSVLSLIAQWMMTRKLLENWALWIVADIAYVAMFLSKALYVTAALYAVFLVLATKGYLDWRRSWLARASS; the protein is encoded by the coding sequence ATGGCCGCCCTCACCGACGCCGTGCTCGCGTATCTCGCCGCCAACCGGCTCGAGACCGTGGCCGCGCTCTTCGGCATCGTGAGCGTGTGGCTGAGCACCCGCGAGCACATCGCCAGCTGGCCCACCGCGATCGTGAACGTGGGGCTCTATTTCCTCGTCTTCCGGCGCGCGCAGCTCTACGCGGACATGTGGCTGCAGGCCATCTACCTCGTCCTCTCGTGCTACGGCTGGTACGAGTGGAAGTTCGGCGGCGCCGACCGCACCGAGCTCCCCGTCTCCCGCGTGACGCGCCGCGAGGCGTTGCGCCTCATCCCGATCGGGCTCGTCGCCGCCTCCGGCCTCGCGCTCTACTTCGAGCGGCATACCGACGCGGCCCTGCCCTGGGTGGACTCCGCGCTCTCGGTGCTGAGCCTCATCGCGCAGTGGATGATGACCCGCAAGCTCCTGGAGAACTGGGCGCTCTGGATCGTCGCCGACATCGCCTACGTGGCGATGTTCCTCTCGAAGGCGCTGTACGTGACCGCGGCGCTCTATGCCGTCTTCCTCGTGCTCGCGACCAAGGGCTACCTCGACTGGCGCCGTTCATGGCTGGCTCGCGCATCGTCCTGA
- the infA gene encoding translation initiation factor IF-1 has product MAKEEAIELEGTVSEVLPSATFRVHLSNGHDVLATMAGKMRRFRIRVLQGDRVSVEVSPYDLSRGRITFRHKN; this is encoded by the coding sequence ATGGCCAAAGAAGAAGCGATCGAACTCGAAGGGACCGTCTCCGAAGTGCTGCCAAGCGCGACCTTCCGGGTGCACCTCTCGAACGGACACGATGTCCTGGCCACGATGGCCGGCAAGATGCGGCGCTTCCGCATCCGCGTGCTCCAAGGGGATCGCGTCTCGGTCGAGGTGTCGCCGTACGATCTGAGTCGCGGACGCATCACCTTCCGGCACAAGAACTAG